A single window of Gossypium arboreum isolate Shixiya-1 chromosome 13, ASM2569848v2, whole genome shotgun sequence DNA harbors:
- the LOC108462109 gene encoding uncharacterized protein LOC108462109 gives MSRAAELRREIVGIHQLESESLYDYWEQYKKLCASCPQHGLTEQSLLQYFYEGLLPMEMKMINAASGGALVNMTPQRARELISTMAANSQQYQPNSEPTRRVNGVNVSTLEDKLDKLMNVVQSLLTEKKSLTPLCGICTTFKHQTDFCPILNDNSTTHVDAVGGFPRPPQRHYDLFSNTYNPEWKDHPNLNYEANPRYNPPYQPRHLQPPPQHKPSTSLKAVVERLAADAAKYQQRTDASIQELTNQVSKLSLAVNRLESQVPAKNHGQEKERENQISDPTARPESEVQKPVVMPPHFPGRLARDKKEKEEKEILETFRKVEVNISLLDAIKQIPRFAKFLKELCTSKRRLIGNERVNVGENVSAVLQKNVPPKYKDQSMFAIPCEIGNIGIKKAMCNLGASINVMPYSIYKLINAGPLKETGVIIQLADRTVVYPEGLLEDVFVKVNELVFPADFYIIDMEDDKSANSSDIILGRPFLSTARTRIDVWSGTLTMEFDNEMVKFNVNEDMGHLNDQSQIVSCRNVNPDVKQEELSMIQKPIREAVMKASKLEIKPFLEHTRISIEENVKINEEDQMIGESEKCFKDSGKKSNPFCKNI, from the exons ATGTCACGAGCAGCCGAGCTTAGGAGGGAAATAGTGGGAATTCACCAATTGGAGAGTGAATCGCTCTACGACTACTGGGAGCAGTACAAAAAATTGTGTGCGAGTTGTCCTCAACATGGATTGACCGAACAATCACTTCTTCAATATTTCTACGAGGGTTTGCTCCCTATGGAAATGAAGATGATCAACGCTGCTAGCGGAGGAGCGCTTGTCAATATGACCCCTCAAAGGGCAAGAGAGCTAATATCCACCATGGCGGCAAATTCTCAACAATATCAACCAAATTCAGAGCCGACAAGACGGGTTAATGGGGTAAACGTTTCAACTTTAGAAGATAAATTGGATAAGCTTATGAATGTTGTTCAATCTTTGCTTACAGAAAAGAAGAGTTTGACCCCATTATGTGGAATTTGTACTACGTTTAAACACCAGACGGATTTCTGCCCAATCCTTAACGATAATTCAACGACACATGTAGATGCTGTCGGAGGTTTTCCAAGACCTCCACAAAGACACTATGATCTTTTCTCCAACACCTACAATCCCGAGTGGAAGGATCATCCCAACCTGAATTACGAAGCTAATCCCCGATATAATCCACCATACCAACCGAGACATCTGCAACCACCACCACAACACAAGCCGAGCACATCTCTAAAAGCTGTCGTGGAAAGACTTGCTGCCGATGCTGCAAAATATCAACAGAGGACAGACGCATCAATACAAGAGTTAACTAATCAAGTTAGTAAACTCTCGTTGGCAGTTAATCGCTTGGAGTCTCAAG TGCCAGCCAAAAATCATGGGCAAGAAAAGGAACGAGAAAACCAGATCTCGGATCCAACAGCAAGGCCAGAATCGGAAGTTCAGAAACCAGTTGTGATGCCACCTCATTTTCCAGGGAGGCTTGCAAGGGATAAGAAAGAGAAGGAGGAAAAAGAAATCCTCGAGACATTCAGGAAGGTGGAGGTAAATATCTCTTTACTCGATGCTATCAAACAGATCCCTCGTTTTGCAAAATTCCTCAAGGAATTGTGTACTAGCAAAAGGAGGTTAATAGGTAATGAAAGAGTAAATGTAGGAGAAAATGTCTCCGCAgtgctgcaaaagaatgttccaCCCAAATACAAGGACCAAAGTATGTTTGCTATTCCTTGTGAGATAGGCAATATAGGCATTAAGAAAGCCATGTGCAATTTAGGGGCttccattaatgttatgccttattctatttataaACTGATTAACGCGGGTCCTTTAAAAGAGACAGGAGTAATAATCCAGTTGGCAGACAGGACAGTCGTCTATCCTGAAGGGCTGCTTGAAGACGTCTTTGTTAAAGTTAACGAATTAGTTTTCCCTGCAGATTTTTACATTATCGACATGGAGGATGACAAATCGGCTAATTCATCTGACATAATCCTTGGGAGACCATTCTTGAGTACAGCACGAACGAGAATTGATGTTTGGAGTGGAACACTTACCATGGAATTTGACAATGAAATGGTTAAGTTTAATGTTAATGAAGATATGGGACATCTCAATGATCAGTCACAAATCGTGTCTTGCAGGAATGTAAATCCCGATGTTAAGCAAGAGGAATTATCGATGATCCAAAAACCAATACGTGAAGCTGTGATGAAAGCCTCGAAATTGGAAATCAAACCGTTTCTAGAACATACAAGGATTTCAATAGAGGAAAATGTAAAGATTAACGAAGAAGATCAAATGATAGGAGAATCCGAGAAATGCTTCAAGGATAGTGGAAAAAAGTCGAACCCTTTTTGCAAGAATATCTAA